Proteins co-encoded in one Bacteroidales bacterium genomic window:
- a CDS encoding type II toxin-antitoxin system VapC family toxin — protein sequence MESSGVVVDTSIFIDYLRAKDKRNTVLYTISDNLRICISSVTLYELLIGATDKQKTQDVHLLTDDTIILPFDEEVSIRASKIYHDLRKSNNMIEFRDIFIASTCMIHKLPILSSNKKHFQRIKGLQIL from the coding sequence ATGGAAAGCTCAGGAGTGGTAGTTGATACAAGTATTTTTATTGATTATCTGAGAGCGAAGGATAAAAGAAATACAGTTTTATATACAATTTCTGATAATCTGAGAATTTGCATTTCTTCAGTTACATTGTATGAACTTTTAATTGGTGCAACGGATAAACAAAAAACGCAAGATGTTCACCTATTAACTGACGATACGATAATTCTTCCTTTTGATGAAGAAGTCAGTATTCGTGCCTCCAAAATTTATCACGATCTAAGGAAATCGAATAATATGATCGAATTCCGTGATATTTTTATTGCTTCCACCTGCATGATTCACAAGCTGCCAATTCTATCATCCAATAAAAAGCATTTTCAAAGAATCAAAGGTCTGCAAATCCTATAA
- a CDS encoding DEAD/DEAH box helicase, with protein MTFENLNIIAPITQALKQMGYIAPTPIQEKVIPQFLKGADVFGTAQTGTGKTAAFAIPILQNLSLSSTDSRSGGIRALVVAPTRELAIQISDSFSDYGKGLKLRHTVVYGGVSQLPQTTILRRGVDILIATPGRLLDLMNQGFIRLDRVEFFILDEADRMLDMGFAPDIKRIIAKLPARRQTGFFTATIPPEIRALASSLLHNPVMINAVPASTPAEGINQSVYYVEKAGKKALLHQVLQSDEIETVLIFTRTKHGANRVAQDLNKVGITAEAIHGNKSQQARQRALTGFKNRTIKVLVATDIASRGIDVERLSHVINYELPEVPETYIHRIGRTARAGLKGTAISFCSSDERGSLKDINKLLPSSIEVRQMEGFAAIEKNPHAAATISKPGNTNRELRQDSADIRPRRTFFRKR; from the coding sequence ATGACATTCGAAAATCTGAACATCATCGCGCCTATAACCCAGGCGCTCAAACAAATGGGTTACATCGCACCCACTCCCATACAGGAAAAGGTAATTCCACAATTTTTAAAAGGCGCCGACGTATTTGGCACAGCCCAGACGGGCACCGGGAAAACGGCAGCTTTTGCCATTCCCATTCTTCAGAATCTCTCGCTTTCGTCAACTGATAGCCGCTCTGGCGGAATCAGGGCGCTGGTTGTGGCGCCCACGCGTGAACTGGCCATCCAGATCAGCGACAGCTTCAGCGACTACGGCAAAGGGCTGAAATTAAGACACACCGTGGTTTATGGCGGCGTTTCACAGCTTCCCCAAACAACCATTCTTCGCAGAGGGGTTGATATCCTGATTGCTACTCCCGGTCGTCTGCTCGACCTGATGAACCAGGGATTTATCCGCCTCGACCGCGTTGAATTTTTTATCCTCGACGAAGCCGACCGCATGCTCGACATGGGTTTTGCTCCGGACATCAAACGCATCATTGCCAAACTCCCTGCCCGCAGGCAAACCGGATTTTTTACAGCTACTATTCCACCAGAAATCAGGGCGCTGGCCAGCAGCCTGCTTCACAATCCGGTGATGATCAACGCCGTTCCAGCTTCCACGCCCGCAGAAGGCATCAACCAGTCGGTGTATTATGTAGAAAAAGCCGGCAAAAAAGCGCTGCTGCACCAGGTTTTGCAATCCGACGAAATCGAGACCGTGCTGATCTTTACCCGAACCAAACACGGGGCAAACCGCGTAGCACAGGACCTGAACAAAGTTGGCATCACTGCCGAAGCCATTCACGGAAACAAATCGCAGCAGGCCAGGCAGCGGGCTTTGACCGGTTTCAAAAACCGCACAATCAAAGTGCTGGTTGCCACCGATATTGCCTCACGTGGCATTGACGTAGAACGACTTTCACACGTAATTAATTATGAGCTCCCCGAAGTGCCCGAAACCTACATCCACCGCATTGGCCGTACAGCCCGCGCCGGACTGAAGGGAACCGCCATTTCGTTCTGCTCATCCGATGAGCGCGGCAGCCTGAAAGACATCAACAAGTTGCTGCCCTCCTCCATAGAGGTGAGGCAGATGGAGGGCTTCGCGGCCATCGAAAAAAATCCTCACGCGGCAGCTACCATCTCAAAGCCCGGAAACACTAACCGGGAACTGAGGCAAGACAGTGCAGACATCCGACCCAGAAGGACGTTTTTCAGGAAGAGGTAA